The Acidobacteriota bacterium region CCGTCCTCAGCCGCAGGGAGGACCGCCCCGAGAGCATCAGCTTCTCCTCCGAGACCGCCTGCTCGCACAACAACCTGAAGTTCTTCTCCCTGGCGCAGTCCAAGGCGGGCCGGCACATGGAGCCGTTCCTCATCGACATCGAGTCCGAGTCCGACTGCGGGTACCCCCTGTCCACCCACGAGGGGGAGGAGTTCCTCTACGTCCTGGACGGGGTGATCGAGATCTATTACGGGAAGGAAAAGTACGTCGTGCGCGAAGGGGAGAGCATCTACTACGACTCCATCGTGGAGCACAACGTGCACGCCGCCGGCGGTTCCCGGGCCAGGATCCTGGCCGTCGTCTACACTCCATTCTAGGCAGAAGGACTTATGCAACTCTTCGACCGAACCCTGGGGGAATGGCTGGAGTACTGGGCGGAAACGACTCCCGACCGGGAGTATATCGTCTATTCCGACCGCGACCTGCGCTTCACCTGGCGGCAGTTCAACCGGCGGGTGGACGAGGCCGCCCTCGGCCTGCTCGCCATCGGGGTGCGGAAGGGGGACCACGTCGGCATCTGGGCGCAGAACGTGCCCGAATGGCTGACGTACATGTACGCCTGCGCCAAGCTGGGCGCGGTCTACGTTACGGTCAACACCAACCACAAGCAGCACGAGCTCGAGTACCAGGTGAAACATTCGGACATGCACACCCTTCTCATCACCGAGGGGACCTGGGAGTCGAGCTACGTGGACATGGTCTACGAGATGCTGCCCGAACTGAAGGAATGCATGCGGGGCCGGCTGCGGAGCGAGCGGTTCCCGGTGATGAAAAACGTGGTCTTCATCGGGCAGGAGAAGTACCGCGGGATGTACAACAGCGCCGAGCTGCAGCTGCTCGGGGCCAACATGGACCCGCGGGCGCTCGAGGAGATCAAGCGGACGGTGCGCCCCGACGACGTCATGATGATGCAGTACACCTCCGGCACCACCGGGTTTCCCAAGGGGGTGATGCTGTCGCACTACAACCTGGCCAACAACGGGTACATGACGGGCGAACACATGCAGTTCACGGCCGAGGACAAGCTCTGCGTCTGCGTCCCGCTCTTTCACTGCTTCGGCGTGACCCTGGCCACCACGAACTGCCTGACGCACGGCTGCACCCAGGTGATGGTGGAGCGGTTCGACGCGCTGGTGGTCCTGGCCTCGATCCACAAGGAGCGCTGCACCGCCCTCTACGGCGTCCCCACCATGTTCATCGAGGAGCTCAACCACCCGATGTTCCCGATGTTCGACATGTCCAGCCTCCGGACCGGGATCATGGCCGGGGCCCTCTGCCCGGTGGAACTGATGCGCCGGGTGAGCGACAGGATGTTCATGCGGATCACCAGCGTGTACGGCCTGACCGAGTCGTCGCCGGGGATGACGCAGACCCGCATCGACGACCCCTTCGAATGGCGCTGCCAGACGGTGGGCCGCCCTTACGAGCACACCGAGGTGGCCGTCATCGACCCCAAGACCCGGAAGATCTGCGCGGACGGGGAGCAGGGGGAGATCTGCTGCCGCGGTTACCTGGTCATGAAGGGGTACTACAAGAACCCCGAGGCGACGGCCGAGGCGGTCGACGCCAGCGGCTTCCTCCACTCGGGCGACCTCGGGTACCGGGACGCGGACGGCAACTACCGGATCACCGGGCGGATCAAGGACATGATCATCCGCGGGGGGGAGAACATCTATCCCCGGGAGGTCGAGGAATACCTCTACCACCTGGAGGGGATCAAGGACGTGCAGGTGGTGGGGGTGGCCTCGGAGAAGTACGGCGAGGAGGTCGGCGCCTTCATCATCCTCAAGGAGGGGGCGGAACTGGACGAGGTCGCGGTCCAGGAATTCTGCCGCGGCCGGATCGCCCGCCACAAGATCCCCCGGTACATCTTCTTCGTCGACCGCTTCCCGCTCACGGGCAGCGGCAAGATCCAGAAGTTCAAGCTCCGGGAGCAGAGCCTCGAACTCCTCCGGGAGCGCGGCGTCACCCCGCCCTGAGCCGCGGGATCACTCTTTGTTCATCCAGAACAGGGCGCTCCGGGGCAGGCCGACCATGACTCCGGTCTGGCCGTCCCTCAGGTCGAAGTGCTCGACCATCCGGCGGCCGGCGTGGAATTCGAGAACGAGGTCCGCCCCGTCGGGCTGAAACTGAACGACGGACCTCGGGCCCAGGTCGAGGAGATGGATCCGTCCCGTCAGCACGTGTTCGTCCGGCCTGGGCGGATGCGCGGCATCGCGAAAGGCCACATGTTCCGGGAGGATGCCGACCATGACGCGGGTCCGGGGCGTCGGGTCCTCCTCCCCCGCAGGAAGCGACGCCAAAATTCCGGCGGCCGGGCATTCCACCGTCAGCCAATCCCCCTGCCGCCCCTTCACGACCCCTTCCCAGAGGTTGTTGATCCCCAGGAAGCGCGCGATCGATTCCGTGGCCGGCCGGCGGTACACCGACGCCCTGTCGCCCGTCTGCCGGATGCGTCCGTCCATGAGGATGCTGATCCTGCCGGCCAGGAAATAGGCCTCCATCAGGTTGTGGGTGACGAGCAGGACCGTCAGCCGCTGCCGGCGCTGCAGCTCCCGCAACAGCCGCCAGATCTCCTGCCGGAGCGATTCGTTCAGCGAAGCGAAGGGTTCGTCGAGCAGGACCAGGCGCGGGCGGCTGGCCAGCGCCCGCACCAGCCCGACACGCTGCCTTTCGCCCCCGGAGAGGGTCTGGGGGAGGCGTCCCAGCAGCTCGCCGATGCCCGTGGCCTCGACCAGCATATCGACGAGGGGCTGGTATGAGCCCGGACTGAGGCCGCGCGCGCGGGGGCTGTAACGGATGTTTTCGCGCACGGTCAGGTGGGGGAAGAGCCCGATCGACTGCGGCAGGTAGCCCAGGCCCCGCTCTTCCATCGGCCGGTTCGTGATCTCTTCCCCGTCGAGCCGGATGGATCCCCCCAGCGGCGGCAGGATGCCGAGCAGGGCGTTGAGCAGCGTGGATTTTCCGGAACCGGAGGGGCCGAGCACCGCGTGGCATTCCCCTTGCGCCACCTCCAGGTCGATGCCCCGCAGCCGGAACTCCCCCGCCGCCGCGCTGAGAGCGTTCACCTTAAGCATGCGCCACCTTTCCCAGCAGCCAGCGGGAGAGGGACAGCGCCGCAAGCCCCGTCAGCACCAGCACGAGGATCAGCGCCACCGTTCCCTCGATGTCGGCGCCCGCCAGACGCATGAAAATCGCGATGGGGAGGGTTTCCGTGCGCATTGCCATGGTCCCGGCCACCATGATCGTCGCCCCGAATTCGCCGAGCGCCTTGGCCCACGACAGGATGAAGGCGGCCAGGAGCCCGCGGCGGGCCAGAGGCAGGGTGACGGTGAAAAAGGCGTGGCGCGGCGTCGCGCCAAGGGAGCGGGCGACCGTTTCCAGTTCGACGGGGACCTCGTCGAAGGATGTTTTCAGCAGGCGCACCGCCACCCCGAGGACCGTCACGAACTGCGCCAGGATGATGCCCAGGAAGGTGAAGACGAACCGGACCCCGTAATCCTGGACCCATTCCCCGACCGGGTTGTTGAAGAAGATCAACAGGATCGCGCCCAGCGCCGCGGGAGACACGATGATGGGAAACTCCAGGACGGTGTCGACCAGCTCCCGGAAGCGGAACCGGTAGCGCGACAGTCCGTAGGCCGCCGGCACCGCCAGCAGGATCGCCAGGAGGGCGGCAAGGGAGGCCGCGACGAGGGAGAGGCGGATGGAGAACAGGGTCCGGGCCGAGCCCAGCGTTTCGCGCAGGGTGGAGGGGTCCAGGAACCAGGCGAGGGAGAGGATGAGCCCGCCGTAAAGCCCCAGGACCGCGAGGGCGGCGGCAATGGTGGTGCGGCGAAGATTCATGGGCGGCTTCCCATCGTCCTATTTCCCGACCCACCCGGCGGGCAGGGCATACTCGCCTCCCACCGGCTTTTCGGCGCCCAGCCAGTCCATGGCCTCCCGGGGCGTCGCGAAATATTTGTGGCGGGCGAAAATCCTGCGCCCCTCGGGACCCGCCAGGAAATCGATGAACGCCTGCGCCGCTTTCCTGTCCCGGGTGAACCGGGATACCGCCACCGGGATGTAACCGATCCGGGGCACCTGGGCCGCAGGGATCCGGACCGTCTCGATGCGGGCCGGGTCCCAGTGCTCGAACACGCTCCATCCGATCACGGCGTCCGCCATCTTCAGGGAAATCGCGGTCGCCGTCCGTTCGCACGATTCGGTGTAATTGACGAGATTGCGCCGGAAGGCCGCCTTTTCCGCGGCGCCGAAGGACTTTTCGACGATCTCCACGGCGTAGGTCCCGACGCAGACCGTTTCGGGGTTGGCGATGGCGACGCGCAGGCCGGGCCGGGTCAGGTCCTTCAGGGTGCGGATCCCGTGCGGATTGCCCCTGGGCACGTTGATGGCCGAAACCAGGTAGACGAGGATTCTTTCCGTATCCGCGTAGACGTCCCCGCCGCGCTTGGCTTTTTCCATGTAATCGGACGATCCCGGAAAATAGATGTCCCCCTGGCGGGCCAGCTTCATCTGCGAGAGGACCGACCCGGAACCACCGAACACCAGTTCGATCTTGACGCCGGTTTTTTCCGTGTACAGGCGCGCCGCCTCCTCGGTGGGGGGCTTGGAGGCGGCCCCCGCGTAGACCAGCAGGCTTTCGGCGGCGGTGGCCTCCCCCACGCCGAAGCCCGCCAGGAGCCCGAGAAAAGCAGGAAGGAGTTTTGTCATGACCCGATGCATGATGAATCCTCGAACGCGATAGACGCCCGGCGCGGCTAATGGAGCCAGCGCAGGCTCAGGTGCCAGTTGCGGCCCGGTTCGGGAAAGCCCTCCTGGTAGTGATAATTCCGGTCCAGGAGATTCTTGACCCCTCCCGTGAGGCGCGCGCCCCGCCCGAGCGGGACGATCACCCCCACATCGACGGTGGCGAACCGGGAGGCGGGGACGATGGCCCCGGAATCGTTCGTCGTCACGGTGCCGCTTTCGTAGCGCGCCGCGGCCATCAGGTGAATGTCCCGCGCCAGGCCGTAATCGGCCGTCCCGACGACCTTGTGGCGCGGCGCGCGCACCGGGTGCACCCCCAGCATATTCGAGGGGCCCGAGAGGGTCCAGTTCAAATAGCTGTAGTTCGCGTTGATGGCGAGCCGGGGGACGGGGGCGCTGCGCAGGGTGAATTCCACCCCCTGGTGGGTTTCCGTGCCGACATTGACCGCCTGCTGGCACATCCCGCCCGCCAGGGACGGGCACTGCCCCTCGAACTCTTCCGGAACGAGCGCGTTCTGGATGGCGTCGCCGACGTCGCTTCGGAACAGGTCCGCCTGCAGCATGGTGCCGCGTCCGAGGGCGTGCGCGTACCCCAAATTCCAGTTGCGCGCGTGCTCCGGCTGGAGGGACGGGTTGGGGATCGCCCGGCCGTAGCGGTAGGAGTAGCGGTCCTTGAGGGTCGGGAAGTGGCTCTTGCGCGCAAAGGAGAAAAACAGGGAGCCCGATTCCGACACGGCGTAGGAAAGCGAGGCGAGCGGGTTGAGGCCCCAGGTCCGGGCCAGGCAATCGGAGCCCGGGCAATCGAAAGGGGCGATCGTGTAGACGGTCGCGCGCTCGCTCCCGGAGCCCGTCACCGTCGTCAGCAGGTCCTCGGCGTCCACGGCATCGAGGTAATCGGCGCTGAACCCGACCGTCCCCTTCAGCCGGGAGGAAAGAGTGACGACGTCCTGGACCCCGATCGACATCATCCTGTCGTGCTGCCGTCTCCAGGGCTGGCCGAGGGGCGACTCCCCGGAGTAGGAGATGGAGCTTTCCTCGTGGATGTCGTCCTTCAGAAAAAAGGAAATCCCCAGGGCGTTCCGGGAAAAGCGCCGGGTGGAAAACTCCGCCGAGGTCCCGAGCGAGTGGTCATCCAGGGGCGCGACGCTCGAAAGCCCGGAATAGGTCGCGTCGGTGAAGCCCGTCATGGCGTTGCGGTAACGGTCGTAGAAGACCCGGAGCTTCAGGTCGCCGGTGTTCCCCAGGGTGGTCCGGGAGGTGAAGTAAGCCATCTCCCGCTTCCAGTCGGGCCAGCGCCAGAATTTCGGCTTGTTGTTGCGGGTGTCGGTGCCGGAATAAGGGGGGACCCCGTAGTCCGACTCCTGGCGGACGTAGGAGAGCACGTACTGGTCCCCGTCCCGCGGCGTCCAGCCCAGCCGCCCGTTGAATCGGGTGTCGGCTCGGTCGGAGTTGATCCGTTCGTGGTCCGGCTGCATCGGCGTGGGTTCATACCCGCCCGAGAGCGGGAAGGAGTCCGTCTGGACCCGGTCCACCCCCCCCTGGAGGAAGAAGCGGCGCCAGGCGGTGCCCAGGTGGAGCCACGATTCCAGACGGTCGCCCGAGCCGGTCCCGAGTGCGGCGTCCACGTCCAGCTCCTTTTCCGGCCGGCGCGTCACCAGGTTCACCGAGCCCCCCAACCCGTTCGGCCCCAGCAGGGGGGAGGAGTATCCTTTGGCGACCTCGATGGCGGCGAGGTCGCTCGAGAGAAACCGGCTGACGTCGACGAAGCCGTCGTAGGGGACGTAGAGCGGGATGCCGTCGAGGTAGAGACCCACCTGGCGCGTGTCGAAGCCGCGGATCATGAGGCCCGCGCGGCCGCTCGAGGAGTTGTGGTCCACGCCGATCCCGGGGAGGTGGGGGACCGCCTCGGCGAGATCGACGGCGTACAGGCGCCGGATCTCTTCGTGGTCGAGGGTGGAGACCACGGGGGAGAGGGGCGAAGTCTCCGCCGTGACGCTGATCTCGAGCGTGCCCAGTTCGAAGGGGCGCCCCGGGCTGCGCTCCAGCAGCTTCTGCACGGTCTCGCCGAGCCGGGTGATGACGCTCCTTGTCACCTCGTCGTTCCAGGGCCGCGCCGGGACCTCGGGCGCGGCCACGCCCCCGCCCGGGTAAAGGTCGATCCAGCGCCGGACGGCCGAGACTATCGCCTCGGTCCCGGCCCGCCGCTCTTCGGGGCCGAGCGCTTCGCTCGCGAGGAAAGCCAGGTCGTCGAGCCAGGCGCGCAGCTGTTTCGTCTGCGCTCCCGACGGGGAAGCCCAGAAGAGGGGGGCGAGGAGGAGAAGGAGGGTCAGCGGGCGTCGAAGTGATCGAAGCATAGGCATAGGGCAAAGGCCTCTGTAATGGATCGGGAACGGCGTTCCCGGTTACGGGCGGCACTTATACCATAGCCATGTCGTTTATAAAAAACAAAAAATGCGGCCAGGGTCGTCCCCCTTCCATGTGGCGCGCGGCTGTTTGGAACAGGGGCAATAGCGCAGGTGGCCGTGAAGGGCGGCGGGCCCCGCGCCGGTTACGCCGTAGAAGACCACCCGTTTCCCGCCCCTGCGTCAAATCGGGCCGGAGCGAAGCCGGCCCGTCCCGGGCTAATCCCGTGCCGTTTCGGCCGCGGCCTCGATTTCGGAAAGACGCTTCTCGATGGCGTCGAGTTCCGTCTTGAGCATCTCGGCCTGGTTCCTGAGCGCCTCGGTCTCCGTTCCCGGGTCGGGTGTCCGGTAAGGGGGGTATCCGTATGGGACGGCCCCCCGGCCGAAACGGCTCCATCCCGGCCGCCCGGTGGCGTAATACATGTTGCGCCAGCCGCGGCCGCCGCCTCCGAACCCGCGGCCCCGGCCGTAACCGAAGCCGCGGCCCGGCCCGGGCTGCGCATATCCCGGCGCCCCGAACCCGGCGCAATAGCCGGCCGCGCGTCCAGTCATGGATCCCATTCCCATCGGTCCTGTTCGATCTCCTCCTGGCATGGTCATGCCTCCTTTCCTTTTGTCTACTCTCTTGTCATGAAAGCCCCGCACCTCGGGCATTTGTGCTCGCTGCAGGGGATCCCGCGCTGGTGCGGCAGCGTCGCGCCGCACTGCGGGCAGACGCAATCACCTTCCGGACCGGCGGCGAAGGGGCCGCCCATGCGGCCCGCGCCGCCACCGCGGCCCGCACCGCCACCGCGGCCCGCACCGCCACCGCGGCCAGCGCCGCCGCCACGGCCAGCGCCGCCCCCACGGCCCGCACCGCCCCCACGGCCCGCACCGCCCCCACGGCCCGCACCGCCGCCGCCTCCTGCTCCTCCTGGTTCCATCATTGTGTTTACCTCCTGACACTCGTTGTGCATTCCCCTGCGGCGCCAGCCTTCCCTCCGCCCGCGGCAACCGGGCATGGCAAAGGTATCGTGCCCCAGGGTGTTTCCCATCCAGGCCGCGACGACCTGGTCCAGGTCCCCCGCCACGAAGGGAATAACCTCGATGCCGTAACCGGCTACGATGGCCTGCAGGGTCCGGGTGATGGCGCCGCATACCAGGGTGCCTATTCCCAGCTCCACCAGCCGCAGCGCCTTGTGTGCCGGAAAATCCTCCGGCAGGGTCGCGCGCGTTTCGCGCAATATCCGTCCCGCCCCGACATCCCCGACATCCCCGACATCGATGATGTGAAGCTGGCGGGCGGTGTCGAAAACCGGCGCGATCCGGTTGTCCCAGGCCGAGAAGGCTGTTTTCATCGTCGTACCCCGTCCTTTGTGCCACCCTCTATAGAGCAAATGGCGGGCCAGAGGCGACGCCGCCGATCCGGTCGGGGCAAGATGTGGATATGGAATCAGATAGGGCTTGCAGGCGGGGGAGGGGGATCCCGGTAGGGTAGCACGGAGGCTACTTTACCGGGGTCCAATCGCTGCAAAAATGCAACTCTCGAGGTCTACTCAGCCCTGCACTCGAAGCTGGACGCGTCGTCGAGGTCGCCCGAGCCTTTATACGCCGCCGTCTGCGGGTAGGGGCAGAGGGGGCGCGAGCGCGGCTTCTGACCCGGGCCGGTGCTTGCCCGGATGCCTTCGGGTGCCTCGCCCGTTTCCACCCAGCGGTCGATCACCGAGAGCATGTCGGTGACGGCGGGGGCGTCGCCGCCGCCGCAGTGGCCGGCACCGGGGATCATGAAGAGGCGGACCGATCCGGCCGCCTCTTCAGGGTCCATCTTCTCCGTCATCGATTTGTAGAAGTCGATGGTGTTCCCCGCCGGGATCAGGCCGTCCGCCCAGCCGTGCGAGAGGAGGAGCTTCCCCCCCCGCTCGAAGAACCGCCGGAGTCCGTCGGCCGGGACGTCCAGGATGTCGCTCCCGGCCCGGAACGATTCGGCCAGGTCCCGGTCGTAGTCGAAGGAGCGGAAGTCCCACTTCGGATCCTTGAACACAATGTCGCGGAAGTAGGAGGTGGCCACCGGGAACGGTTCTTTGCCGCTGACCAGTGCCATCAGCTGCTGCTCGCTCCCCGGGGGGAAGCCGGCGAAGACCAGCTCCCCTGTGCGCGGGTTTTTCACCCCGGCGTAGATGTCACGGAGCGCCTCGACCTGCGGCGCGGTCAGGCAGTCGGCCTTGCCGCCGTCGCGGCACTGGAGCCGGGCGGGATCGAAGCCGCATCCCTCGGGGTCGGCCGCGATCCCGTCCCTGAGCCCGTCCTCGGGGTCGCATTGATTCAGAAAGGCCTGGTTGACCGCCATCAGTTTGGGCGCCGGGAGGGCGCGTGGTTCCTCGCTCATCGTGGCGTAGCCGGTCCAGAGCGTGCTCAGCATCAGGCCCACCATGGGGTTGGCCGGCGCCATCGCGGAGATGCCGTCGTAATCCTCGGGGTATCGGTACCCCTCCATGAGCCCCTGCCGGCCCCCCGTGGAGCAGCTGACCCAGAGCGACCTCTGCTCCTTGCGCCCGTAATAGGCGGCGATGAGGATCTTCGCCTTCACCGTCATTTCGTGCACCGCCCGGTAGCCGAAATCGATCAGCTTCTCCGGGTGGCCGACGGCGAAACGGGCGTCCATGCCGCTGCCGACATGGCCGGTGTCCGTCGCCACGGTGGCGTAGCCTTCCGCCAGGGGTTCGGCCAGCGCGGAATAGCTGATGCTGCCGGCCCACACCCCGTTGCCGATCCCGACCAGCTTGCCGTTCCACTTCTCGGCCGGCATCCAGATCTCGATCCTGATGTCGGAATCGGTCGTGGGCGTGAGCGTGGCGGTCACCCGGCAGAAGGCGGGTGCGGCTTTGAACGCGGCCGTACCTCCCGGCCCCCCCGCGAGCATCCCCCCGCCCCCGGGCGGGGTGAAGGCGCCCGCCGCGACCAGGGAGGCCGAGGTGATTTTCCCGTCCGGCAGCGAAAGCGAGGCGAGACTCTCGCAGGACGCAGCCCGGGTCGGCGCAGCCAGGAGGAGTGCGCCTGCGGCCGCCGCGCAGAATATTTTTGCCACATAGCTCAACATGGTTTTCTCCTTGAATAGCGGTTGAAAATCCGGGCTAGCGCAGCTCGAGGACCACGACCGATTTCGCCGGCAGGCGCAGGTCGAGCCGGCCCCCTTCCAGCTTCGCCCCCGTAAAGGGGACGGGGTGGAGCGTTTCCGGGTTTTCGAAAGTGTTGTGCGCATCCATGGCCTCCGCCGTCAGGACTCTGCCCGTGACCGCCGAGACCGGCGCGCCCTCGATTTCCACCGAGACTCCGCTGGCGGCGTGAGGATCGAGGTTCACCAGGCCGATCACGAGCGATCCGTCCTTCGCCCGCGCGGCCGAGGCGGTGACCCGGGGAACGGACCAGCGGTCGTGGCTGTAGGTGCCCGTCTCTACCTCGGCCGGGAGGGAGACGGCGTCCTGGAACGGACGGTACATGTGGAAGGCGTGATAGGTCGGGGTCCGGACCATCGCGGGTCCGTCGGTGAGGATCATCGCCTGCAGCACGTTGACGGTCTGGGCGATGGCCGTCATCCGGACCCGGTCGGCGTACTTGTGGAAGATGTTGAAGTTCGCCGCGGCCACGAGGGCGTCCCGCAGGGTGTTCTGCTGGACGAGAAACCCGGGGTTGGAGCCCGGCTGGGGCCGGTACCAGGTCCCCCACTCGTCGACATACAGCCCGGTCTTCACGCGCGGCCGGCCGCCGGAGCGCGCTTTTTCGAGCTCCGACAGGAGCGCGTCCTGCCGGGCGATGAAGCCGTCGATCCGGAGGGTGTTGGCAAGGGTCCGGATCCATCCCTCCTCGTCGAAGCCGGTGGCCGTGTCCTTGTCCTCCCAGCGTGGTCCCAGGATGGTGTAGTAATGGAGCGAGATCGCGTCCATCCGGCCCCGCACGTTCTTCATCAGGGTTTCGGTGAAGACCGTCTCGCCGTCGTGGTCGCCCGACGCCAGAAGCTCCGGCATCGCCCCGGGGCGCGTCTTCATGAAGGTGGCGTACTGGTTGTAGAGGTCGGCGTAGTACTCGGGGCGCATGTTCCCGCCGCAGCCCCAGGTCTCGTTCCCCAGGGCGTAGATGGAAACCTTCCAGGGCCGTTCCCGGCCGTTGGCCTTCCGTTCCCGCACCAGGGTCGTGTCCTGGTCCCCCGTCATGTACTCCAGCCACTCGGCCGCTTCCCGGGGGGTGCCGGTCCCGACGTTGGCGTTCACGTAGGCGTCGGCGCCGATCAGCTCGACGAAATCGAAAAACTCGTGGGTGCCGAAGGCGTTGTCCTCGGGGACCCCGCCCCAGTTGGTGTTGATGCGGACCGCGCGCCGCTCCCGCGGGCCGATCCCGTCGCGCCAGTGGTATTCGTCGGCGAAGCAGCCGCCGGGCCAGCGCACCATCGGGACCCGAAGCTCCCGGAGGGCGGCGATGACGTCGTCGCGCAACCCCCGGGTGTTCGGGATCGGGGAGTCCTCGCCGACAAAGACGCCGCCGTAGATGCCGCTTCCCAGGTGCTCCGAGAACTGGGCGTAGACATTCTTGTCGATGACGGGGCCCGGATGGTCGGCCCGCACGACGACGGTGGTGTCGGCCGCCGCCACGGCGGAGGCGGGCAGGGCGGCCGTCAGCAAAAGCGTCAGCGCTCTGATGAAAGGTCTCATGGATGTACCTCCGGTCGGTTGTGTCTTTCTAACGGATGAAGTTGCCCGTGCGCAGGTCGGCGAATGCCTGCTCGAGCTCCTGTTTCGTGTTCATCACGATCGGGCCGCCCCAGGCGACCGGCTCCCGCAGGCGCGGCCCCTCCAGGAACATGAAGCGGAGCGGCCGCTCCGCGGCCGAGACCACGATCGTGTCCCCTTCCCCGAAGAGGAGGGCCGATTTTTCGGCGTAGCGCGTTCCCGCCACGAGAGCGTCCCCCTCGAGCAGGAACAGGAAGCTGTTTTGCTCCGGACTGGTCGGGAGGGCCAGGGTCTTCCCCTCCTTCAGCTGAAACTCCATCACCGTCGCCTGGAGGTGGTGGGGAGTGCGGCCCGCCGCCCCTTCCCACTCGCCGGAGATGACGCGCAGGCGGTAGTCCTCCCGGGCGATCTCGAGGGTGTCCTCCCGGCGGATATCGAAGTATTTCGGCTCCGTCATCTTCTCCCGCGCGGGGAGGTTGAGCCAGAGCTGCAGCCCCAGCATGCGGCCCGAGGGTTGCGGCATCTCCTCGTGCAGGATGCCCGAGCCCGCCGTCATCCACTGTGTCCCCCCGTCGGTGATCACCCCGCCGTTACCCAGGCTGTCCTTGTGGACGATCTCCCCCCGGACCAGGTAGGTGACGGTTTCGATCCCCCGGTGCGGGTGCATCGGGAACCCCCGGACGTAGTCATCCGGGTTCGTGCTGTCGAAGGAATCGAGCATCAGAAAGGGGTCGAAATCCTCCACGGTGTCCCGCCCCAGCACGCGCACCAGGCGCACCCCCGCCCCGTCCACCGTCCGCTCGCCCCGGGCGACGCGCACCACTTTCTTTTCGGCCATGGCCTTCCTCCTTCCGGCGTGGGAAATGTCCTGTCGATCGTTGCCCTCCATAGTACAATGCGGGTCATGAAAAGACCAAAATCCTTATCGCTGCTGGCGCCGGTGCTCGGCGTGGCCCTGTTTTCGTCCCTTCCGGCTGCGGCGGCGGAGAAGGACAACATCGCCCTGCGCCGCGCCGCCTGGCATTCGAGCGCCGCCAACGTCGACAACACCGCGCAGCTGGTCGCCGACGGCGTCCTCGGAACCCTCTCGGACGAGGTCATCGACACGGGCGGCACCTCCGCTTCCAACCCCACCTACGGGCAGATGGTCCCGGGACGGGTCGAGAGCGAGTGGATCAGCGCCGGCGGGGGGGAGGAGTGGGTCCATCTCGATCTCGGGGCCGGCGCCCGGATCGGGAAGGTCACGGTGTACTGGGGTTCGAGCTACGCGGTCGAATACGACCTCCAGGTGTCGCAGGACGCCCGCGCCTGGCAAACGGTTGCGGGCGCCCGGGGCCGGGCCGGCGGCGCGGTGGCGACGGAGATCGATGCGCGTGCCCGCTACCTGCGCGTCCTCTGCCGGACCTCCTCGGGCGGCGACTACCGGATCCGCGAGATCGAGGTCGGGGGGGAAAGCGGCCCGCCTTACCGCCTCCCGCCGCAGCCCGCCCCGGAGGAGGACGGGACGCAGCGGCTGACGGGCGGCAACTGGAGGATCGAGCGCGCATCGCTGGTGAAAGCCGACGGCGCGACCCTCAGCGCGGCAGGGTACGACGATTCCGGCTGGCTCCCGGCCACGGTGCCCGGCACCGCCTTCGTCTCCTGGCTCCGTGCCGGCGCGGTCCCCGACCCCTATTACGACGACTGGCAGTTCCAGGCCTCCGACATCTTCTTCACCGCCGATTTCTGGTACCGAAACTCGTTCGAGATCCCGGAGGCGCAACGGGGGCGGCGGGTCTATCTCGACTTCGACGCGATCAACTGGAAGGCCGACGTCTGGCTCAACGGCCGCCGGCTCGAGAACGACCTCGCGGGGTACGCTCACTCGATCGAGGGCGCCTTCATCCGCGCCCGGTTCGACGTCACGGCGCTGGCGCGCTTCGGCGGGCCGAAC contains the following coding sequences:
- a CDS encoding pirin family protein, whose protein sequence is MAEKKVVRVARGERTVDGAGVRLVRVLGRDTVEDFDPFLMLDSFDSTNPDDYVRGFPMHPHRGIETVTYLVRGEIVHKDSLGNGGVITDGGTQWMTAGSGILHEEMPQPSGRMLGLQLWLNLPAREKMTEPKYFDIRREDTLEIAREDYRLRVISGEWEGAAGRTPHHLQATVMEFQLKEGKTLALPTSPEQNSFLFLLEGDALVAGTRYAEKSALLFGEGDTIVVSAAERPLRFMFLEGPRLREPVAWGGPIVMNTKQELEQAFADLRTGNFIR